ACTCGCTGATGCAGGGCTAGATTATTATAACCACAATGTTAATTCTTCCCGAGAATTTTATCCAAATGTAACCACCACGCACACTTATCAAGATCGTCTCGATACCCTCGAGTATGTGCGTAATGCGGGTATCAAGGTTTGTTGTGGGGGTATTTTGGGTTTGGGGGAGAGCGTGACTGATCGTGCCAATATGCTGATCGTGCTAGCCAATTTGCCCGAACATCCCTGTAGCGTACCGATCAATTATTTAACTCGCGTGCCAGGTACGCGTTTAGGTGACAATGCGCCTAAGTTAGATAATTTTGATTTTATTCGCACCATTGCTGTCGCGCGTATTATGATGCCACGAGCTTTTGTACGTTTATCTGCGGGGCGCAATGAAATGAGTGATGAAATGCAAGCGTTGTGCTTTCAGGCTGGGGCTAATTCTATTCATGGTGCGCGTAAAGTAATGTTAACTAAATATGTGACCAATCCTGATTTTGATAATGATATGTATTTGTTTCAGCGATTAGGTGTTGCTCTTTATACGCCACCGACTTGATTTTTAATTTTCATATATGTTATCGCGAATGTGTTTTGTCATAAATTTTTAAAATTCTCATGTTACCTTCAATTGTCTTTCGAGCCGGTTGTTATACCCTAGCTCGAATTATCTTCAAAACTCACATTGCAAGTAATTTATAATGTTTTTTGACTAAAAATTTGTGCTTTCTGGAGTTCTGCACATTGATCTCAAGCTTTTAATATTGTTTAATGGGCTTATGTCTTATATAAAGGATGTAACACTTCCACTAGACCGCGAATCTTCCTTCAAAGTGTATTCTTTCAGCTGCTATCCAAGAAACAATAACTAGTCGCTGGCGCGAAACTCAAAAACCGCACGTCGTGCCGACAGGAAGCTGGATCCAGCTGGACAGGAAAGTTAAAGTTTCGTTTTCCTGCGACCTGGATTCGGCTTCCTGTCAGCACGACGTGCATTTTTTGAATTTCGCGCCAGCGACTAACTATCTGGAGTTTTCCCATGATTAAAGTTTTATTGGTTGACGACCATGAATTGGTACGCACCGGCGTTAGGTTTTTGCTGAAAGATGCGGAGAATATTGAGGTGGTTGGTGAAGCAAAAAGTGGCGAAGAGGCTATTCAAGTTGCTCGTGAGTTTTTGCCTGATGTGGTTTTGATGGATTTAAATATGCCAGGGATGGGGGGATTTGAAGCCATCATGCGTCTTTTACGTAGTAAACCTGCACCAAAGATATTGATTCTTAGTGCTTATACCAGTGGATTAGTGCCGTTGCGTTTGTTGAATCTGGGCGCTTCAGGTTATTTAAGCAAGCATTCGAACCGTGAAGAAATGATACAGGCAATTCAAACTGTGAATGCGGGGGAGCGTTATATCGATC
Above is a window of Gammaproteobacteria bacterium DNA encoding:
- the bioB gene encoding biotin synthase BioB → MTATEAHIRHNWTLDEAQALFNLSFADLLYQAQTVHRQYFDPNQIQLCTVMSIKTGLCPEDCGYCSQSQSANVELKLEKLQPLEEILSTAKEAKAKGATRFCAAAAWRNLPNSALKKIQTIIGEVKALGMESCMCLGMLTAEQAQALADAGLDYYNHNVNSSREFYPNVTTTHTYQDRLDTLEYVRNAGIKVCCGGILGLGESVTDRANMLIVLANLPEHPCSVPINYLTRVPGTRLGDNAPKLDNFDFIRTIAVARIMMPRAFVRLSAGRNEMSDEMQALCFQAGANSIHGARKVMLTKYVTNPDFDNDMYLFQRLGVALYTPPT
- a CDS encoding response regulator translates to MIKVLLVDDHELVRTGVRFLLKDAENIEVVGEAKSGEEAIQVAREFLPDVVLMDLNMPGMGGFEAIMRLLRSKPAPKILILSAYTSGLVPLRLLNLGASGYLSKHSNREEMIQAIQTVNAGERYIDLSMVETIASVHVALQNNPPPVGRLAERELQILIMMANGMKRNDIAKSLYLSKKTISGYLVSALKKLGASTEAEAVRLVIESGLVDIDN